The Osmia lignaria lignaria isolate PbOS001 chromosome 14, iyOsmLign1, whole genome shotgun sequence genome has a window encoding:
- the LOC117609006 gene encoding uncharacterized protein LOC117609006 isoform X4, with protein sequence MPYILVRGNLASYGHRYPWRVLVSGLKASDIEQLSRFASGGYCDDSTIVYLQHPCVILTALEVLGYKVVASSSTSVKQDYNEYMWTMRKDFSEPEPEPVLKAVKGNEV encoded by the exons ATGCCATACATTTTGGTACGTGGTAATCTTGCTTCATACGGTCATAGATATCCATGGAGGGTTTTAGTATCAGGTCTTAAAG CATCAGATATAGAACAACTAAGTCGTTTTGCTTCTGGGGGATACTGTGATGATTCAACAATAGTATATTTACAACATCCTTGTGTAATATTAACTGCTTTAGAAGTTCTTGGTTACAAAGTTGTGGCATCCTCAAGTACCAGTGTTAAACAAGATTATAATGAATATATGTGGACTATGAGAAAAGATTTCTCTGAACCTGAACCCGAACCTGTTCTTAAGGCAG TGAAAGGCAACGAAGTTTAA
- the LOC117609006 gene encoding uncharacterized protein LOC117609006 isoform X3 has protein sequence MPYILVRGNLASYGHRYPWRVLVSGLKASDIEQLSRFASGGYCDDSTIVYLQHPCVILTALEVLGYKVVASSSTSVKQDYNEYMWTMRKDFSEPEPEPVLKAAVKGNEV, from the exons ATGCCATACATTTTGGTACGTGGTAATCTTGCTTCATACGGTCATAGATATCCATGGAGGGTTTTAGTATCAGGTCTTAAAG CATCAGATATAGAACAACTAAGTCGTTTTGCTTCTGGGGGATACTGTGATGATTCAACAATAGTATATTTACAACATCCTTGTGTAATATTAACTGCTTTAGAAGTTCTTGGTTACAAAGTTGTGGCATCCTCAAGTACCAGTGTTAAACAAGATTATAATGAATATATGTGGACTATGAGAAAAGATTTCTCTGAACCTGAACCCGAACCTGTTCTTAAGGCAG caGTGAAAGGCAACGAAGTTTAA
- the LOC117609006 gene encoding uncharacterized protein LOC117609006 isoform X5, translating to MPYILVRGNLASYGHRYPWRVLVSGLKASDIEQLSRFASGGYCDDSTIVYLQHPCVILTALEVLGYKVVASSSTSVKQDYNEYMWTMRKDFSEPEPEPVLKQ from the exons ATGCCATACATTTTGGTACGTGGTAATCTTGCTTCATACGGTCATAGATATCCATGGAGGGTTTTAGTATCAGGTCTTAAAG CATCAGATATAGAACAACTAAGTCGTTTTGCTTCTGGGGGATACTGTGATGATTCAACAATAGTATATTTACAACATCCTTGTGTAATATTAACTGCTTTAGAAGTTCTTGGTTACAAAGTTGTGGCATCCTCAAGTACCAGTGTTAAACAAGATTATAATGAATATATGTGGACTATGAGAAAAGATTTCTCTGAACCTGAACCCGAACCTGTTCTTAAG caGTGA
- the Rab14 gene encoding RAS oncogene family member Rab14, protein MSTGPYNYSYIFKYIIIGDMGVGKSCLLHQFTEKKFMADCPHTIGVEFGTRIIEVAGQKIKLQIWDTAGQERFRAVTRSYYRGAAGALMVYDITRRSTYNHLSSWLTDTRNLTNPSTVIFLIGNKSDLEGQRDVTYEEAKQFADENGLMFVEASAKTGHNVEEAFLETAKKIFQSIQDGRLDLNAAESGVQHNPSQPGRTNLQGVSNEQQGGKDSCSC, encoded by the exons ATGTCAACTGGACCATATAATTATTCTTATATCTTTAAGTACATTATCATAGGAGATATGGGAGTAGGTAAATCATGTTTACTACATCAGTTTACAGAAAAAAAGT TTATGGCAGATTGCCCGCATACTATTGGAGTTGAGTTTGGAACTAGAATCATTGAAGTGGCAGgccagaaaataaaattacaaatatggGACACTGCAGGGCAGGAACGTTTCAGAGCAGTTACTAG ATCTTATTATCGGGGAGCAGCTGGAGCATTAATGGTCTATGATATTACTCGTCGTTCAACTTATAATCATCTTAGCAGCTGGCTTACAGATACCAGGAATTTAACAAATCCAAGCACT gttatatttttaattggtaACAAAAGTGACTTGGAAGGTCAACGAGATGTTACTTATGAAGAAGCAAAACAATTTGCTGATGAAAATGGTCTTATGTTTGTAGAAGCTAGTGCAAAAAC TGGACATAATGTCGAGGAAGCTTTCCTGGAAACAGCAAAGAAAATATTCCAAAGCATACAAGATGGCCG CTTGGATTTAAATGCAGCAGAATCCGGAGTTCAACACAATCCCAGTCAACCAGGACGTACCAATCTTCAAGGAGTATCTAATGAACAGCAGGGTGGAAAAGACTCTTGCTCCTGTTAG